A genomic region of Choristoneura fumiferana chromosome 15, NRCan_CFum_1, whole genome shotgun sequence contains the following coding sequences:
- the LOC141435440 gene encoding uncharacterized protein — translation MTAPYDTISTTSQSRTDTLFTKCCCWIPLRQGCFILGYLNLVFNTYHTLALLTLTTYIGITTHGFDHFDSDRPREVSDQMPDIETIERPFLNQVGILLMVVLCANIAWLMVNVACLVGLHKKSPGPIRVYIGFATVRLLLSLAGFVYLVMTASASTQSIIIHSLDLGLAAYFILVYYIYAIHLEREIETREPEPAADVSFVYPVKIDKEKLVL, via the exons TATTTCTACGACGTCTCAGTCGCGGACCGACACGCTGTTCACAAAATGCTGCTGCTGGATTCCACTGCGGCAGGGGTGTTTTATACTCGGATATCTGAATTTG GTCTTCAACACCTATCACACCCTCGCCCTCTTGACCTTGACAACTTACATCGGCATCACCACCCATGGGTTCGACCACTTCGACTCTGACCGTCCACGAGAGGTTTCCGACCAGATGCCGGACATCGAGACCATTGAAAGACCCTTCCTGAACCAAGTTGGCATACTTCTAATGGTGGTGCTCTGCGCTAATATAGCGTGGCTTATGGTTAACGTGGCTTGCCTCGTGGGATTGCATAAG aaaagTCCCGGTCCCATTCGCGTGTACATTGGCTTCGCGACAGTCCGTCTGCTCCTGTCCCTGGCTGGCTTCGTCTACCTCGTCATGACTGCCAGCGCCAGTACCCAGTCCATCATCATCCACAGCTTGGACCTTG GTCTGGCTGCCTACTTCATCCTTGTCTATTACATCTACGCTATTCACCtggagagagagatagagacaCGAGAGCCCGAGCCAGCCGCAGATGTCTCTTTCGTGTATCCTGTCAAGATAGACAAGGAGAAACTCGTCTTGTAA
- the LOC141435906 gene encoding uncharacterized protein, with translation MKHLQKIEESNDYIIEKREIKTDKHAAFVIGFPESMYERLTSPTSWPPGIRFSDWFLARPRARRGSHSQSPPAQTNLSSIIEFLNHLECVLEKANEYSNDFIIVGDMNVNCIGEKTTDMKDLEVVLMAHDFRNEVTFPTRVTANSSTALDHVYCNGDEGTVRAAAVAAGVGDHHAVRVAVSRRGAPPRDSRRVRDYSAINRANFVLAVSSIDWEDLVLRSGGSAGILATCVNNNLSQKIDVCFPLRKKNGDKTRNSWVTEDILNIKSLLFESIALGRKFPDNEVLKEWIDRLHSKYDSAVAQCKARYYTMRIINAQNSCKTMWDIVNRERGKAGRPAADITEIAVDSNGRKYSSKQDVVNAINARFVGAAAACGAPAADLGRVRQVLAATRAPADRSMRLTPFTRDEVHRIISAKISHKPSKDVYNVSMELLNSVADTMSPILAVLYNACLREGIFPEALKASKISPLFKGKGKRENIDGYRPVSIVPATAKVFEYGLSSRLTEYLTSINALSDSQYAYRCGRSTTDLAREIVSRITNALEDRQQVAVLCCDLSKAFDVADHQILATKMEHYGIRGNAHNLLTDVLRGRSQIVVGDGGRIRSHPLTTAMGVPQGSSVSNILFSILLNDLPESVSAANILMYADDVAGIVAAPNVDCLENRLNDAANQLSRWFRLNGLALNLTKTHFIHFYLGSRTPRPLQVQAEGVVVEQVRFTNFLGFQIDSKLSWGSHIDKLCCALGSACFALRRLARVVPRYAVRSCYFATIHSLLQYGAELWGRAADYQRVFRLQKRAVRAVVGGFYNQPNKLPYRKIFLQEYSKN, from the exons ATGAAGCACTTGCAAAAAATTGAAGAATCAAACGACTATATAATAgaaaaaagagaaataaaaacTGATAAACACGCAGCATTTGTAATTGGATTCCCGGAGAGTATGTATGAACGACTGACGTCGCCGACTTCGTGGCCACCGGGCATACGCTTCTCAGACTGGTTTCTTGCCAGACCCCGTGCGCGGCGGGGTTCCCACTCGCAGTCGCCGCCCGCGCA gACTAATTTAagcagtattatagaatttttgAACCACCTGGAGTGTGTGCTCGAAAAAGCCAATGAATATAGTAACGACTTTATTATAGTAGGAGACATGAATGTTAATTGTATCGGTGAAAAGACTACAGACATGAAAGACTTGGAAGTAGTTTTGATGGCTCATGATTTTAGAAACGAAGTAACGTTTCCGACTCGAGTTACTGCGAATTCGTCCACGGCTCTCGATCATGTTTACTGTAATGGGGATGAGGGCACGGTGCGGGCGGCGGCCGTCGCGGCGGGCGTCGGCGACCACCACGCTGTGCGCGTCGCGGTGTCGCGCCGCGGTGCGCCGCCGCGTGACTCGCGTCGCGTTAGAGATTACTCTGCGATTAATCGCGCTAATTTTGTTCTTGCTGTGTCAAGTATTGATTGGGAAGATTTGGTGTTACGGAGTGGGGGCTCGGCAGGGATCTTAGCCACTTGTGTTAACAATAATCTGTCCCAGAAAATCGACGTATGCTTCCctttaaggaaaaaaaatggGGATAAAACAAGAAATTCGTGGGTAACGGAagacattttaaatattaaatcatTACTGTTCGAATCAATTGCGCTCGGACGGAAATTTCCTGATAACGAGGTATTAAAAGAATGGATAGACCGATTGCACTCCAAATACGACTCCGCGGTGGCGCAATGTAAGGCGCGATATTATACTATGCGCATAATCAATGCACAGAACTCATGCAAGACTATGTGGGATATCGTAAACAGGGAGCGAGGTAAGGCCGGACGACCTGCCGCGGATATCACAGAGATCGCGGTCGACTCGAATGGTCGGAAATACAGTTCTAAACAGGACGTAGTTAATGCAATAAACGCTAGGTTTGTGGGCGCCGCAGCGGCGTGCGGCGCGCCCGCGGCCGACCTGGGGCGCGTGCGCCAGGTGCTGGCCGCGACGCGCGCGCCGGCGGACCGCTCCATGAGACTCACTCCCTTTACTCGCGACGAGGTGCATCGGATAATCTCCGCGAAGATATCGCACAAACCGTCGAAGGACGTGTACAACGTGTCCATGGAGCTATTAAACAGTGTGGCCGATACTATGTCACCAATTTTGGCAGTTTTATATAATGCATGTTTGAGGGAAGGTATATTTCCGGAAGCATTGAAAGCTAGTAAAATCTCTCCCCTTTTTAAAGGAAAAGGAAAGAGAGAGAACATTGATGGTTATAGGCCGGTGTCTATAGTACCGGCCACGGCGAAGGTCTTTGAATATGGTCTGAGCTCGCGACTTACAGAGTACCTCACATCAATAAATGCGCTGTCAGATAGCCAATATGCGTACAGATGTGGCCGCTCGACGACCGACTTGGCTCGTGAGATTGTGAGTAGAATCACTAATGCTTTGGAAGACAGACAGCAAGTTGCAGTTCTCTGTTGTGATCTTTCCAAGGCCTTCGACGTGGCTGACCATCAAATTCTTGCGACAAAGATGGAGCATTACGGGATAAGAGGAAATGCGCATAATCTTTTAACGGACGTTCTACGTGGTAGATCGCAGATTGTTGTGGGCGACGGGGGACGAATCAGGTCGCACCCACTGACCACGGCAATGGGCGTGCCCCAGGGATCCTCGGTGTCAAATattcttttttctattttgttaaaTGACTTGCCTGAATCTGTTTCGGCGGCCAATATTTTGATGTATGCCGACGACGTTGCTGGGATTGTTGCGGCTCCAAATGTTGACTGTCTGGAAAATCGGCTGAATGATGCCGCAAACCAGCTATCTCGTTGGTTTAGATTAAATGGTCTGGCCCTTAATCTGACTAAAACAcactttattcatttttatttgggAAGTAGGACTCCCAGACCACTTCAGGTTCAAGCTGAAGGCGTAGTTGTGGAGCAGGTGCGATTTACGAATTTCCTAGGTTTCCAGATTGACAGCAAACTTAGTTGGGGATCTCACATAGATAAGCTGTGTTGTGCGTTGGGGAGTGCGTGCTTTGCATTGCGCCGCCTGGCTCGAGTTGTTCCACGGTACGCGGTGCGGTCGTGCTACTTCGCCACAATACATTCACTCCTTCAGTATGGCGCCGAGTTGTGGGGGCGTGCGGCTGATTACCAGCGTGTATTCAGGTTGCAAAAGAGAGCTGTACGGGCAGTCGTTGGG GGCTTTTATAATCAACCTAATAAATTGCCTTATCGTAAAATATTCTTACAAGAGTACAGCAAGAACtag